The genomic interval AGACAACAAACTCAGGATCTTAATCATTAGCGAAGATTACAAAAAGGCCTTAAACAGTTATCAACCCGGCCACATCTTCAGCAGTTCAGCTTACTGCAAGAAGCCAAAGCCGCATATTCTTCAGTCATCTGCAGAAACCAAAGAACAAGGGAGAGTTTAGAAGCCATGGTAATCCCGATCCCAAATAAACATTAAAACTGTAATAGTACATCCAAATGATCTATAAACCCTCAAATGTCTCATATGCACTCTCTTTTTTAATGAAGGTCAGGTTGTGATCTGCTGAACCCCCCAATGCAACATGGATGGATTTATTCAAACGAGAAACCACCAAACATTTTAGGAACCCAACATAATCTATGGGCTACTTAAAACAAACTAAAGACCAAAGCCTAAGTGGGATTTTCTGGCCTCAGTATCCAAGACCAAGGCTGAACAAATGAAATAAACAGGGTTTGAACCTACTAGCCGAAAACAGGGCTAAAAGGGTCAGGTCCATTTTGTTCAGGTCTACACTAAACGTACTTATATCTGCTTATGCATAGGGATAGGCAGCTTGCCATGTGCTCATTTATCTTTTGCCCCACCTATTCATTCTAGAGATGCCATGAACCAATCACATTTCCATATACTGGCAATCTGCAAGTGGATGCACCATAAGGTAATACCAAGGAAACAAAATAACAAACCATTTGGGGATCTGGAGGATGTGGTGGAGAAGGCAGAGGAGACCATCGGAATGGAAATTGAGAGCTGAGTTGTAGAGAGAGAAGTCCGGTTCGATCTCTCATCCTCTATGTCAGACCATGAATCCTTTGTCCTAGGCCACTCATCGAAGAAAGGTCGCAGTGGTTGGTTTTCAGGCTTCACCACCGGATTCGCTGAAGAGAAACCGCTTCCAAGAAAAGagtactgctgctgctgctgtagtGACAGTGAATTGATGTGCATTGGGTGATGAAGGGGAGACGAAGTGCTATCCAATATAGAATTCTCTCTTGTTTCCATTAAGGGAAAGGAGGATGCATCATGAGAGGATGGCATCAGGCGCCATGAGTTATTGACGGATGAGTCCATTCTGAGGCCCCTCGTACTTCCAGAAGCTTCTGAGAAGAAACTATGCTCACCCACCTCGGTTTTAGCTCCAGAAATATATCTGCATGATTGAGTCAAAGTAAACACAAATATCTTTACCAGAAATTAACACACTTTATTAGGTACTAGGTTTCATCTACTTCTCAGAATTGCATGCAGGTAAGCAACGCAATAATTCATATATGCAGGAATCACGAGAGAAATCTGGACCTTTTCTTCAAGTTATAAAATGTTAGTTTCAGACTCACGTCCCAATAAACTACACCTGGGTGGTAACACGGAAAAAATAAGGAGAATTACATCGGCGAGATTACATCCGATCATCATCaacaaatatattccttttGAGTGAATTTTCTGCTTCTGTTAGATGCTCAAATCTCATCACGAAGTGCGAGATAAGAATACATCTCATAAATAGAACTAAGTTTTGATTAGAAGAGGGGAATGGAGAAAAAGCATGCACTCCACACAAGAAATTTCTTTTCTCCGTCCTAT from Ananas comosus cultivar F153 unplaced genomic scaffold, ASM154086v1, whole genome shotgun sequence carries:
- the LOC109706353 gene encoding growth-regulating factor 5-like; its protein translation is MHRGRNRSRKPVESQTTASSQSQSASSSTVTGGDGAGGSSGGSFRTSPLPSLTASNSPQVSYLGRASSSRLQMDSTPYGIKYISGAKTEVGEHSFFSEASGSTRGLRMDSSVNNSWRLMPSSHDASSFPLMETRENSILDSTSSPLHHPMHINSLSLQQQQQYSFLGSGFSSANPVVKPENQPLRPFFDEWPRTKDSWSDIEDERSNRTSLSTTQLSISIPMVSSAFSTTSSRSPNDD